One Tunturibacter gelidoferens genomic region harbors:
- a CDS encoding TIGR00730 family Rossman fold protein, translating to MNPKVPDALEQAPLAYENAEFLSSPDGRMLRILAEYQEPMARFRRERIQDTVVFFGSARFRALDVASSELELLANTGSSEPAPKAEQPASPEEIASGEASAQKLRLAEAAVEMAHYYEDARRLAGLVASWSKTLPGRRHRFVVTSGGGPGIMEAANRGAYEAGCKTIGLNIKLPFEQHPNPYITPALSFDFHYFFMRKYWFAYLAKALVVFPGGFGTLDEMFELLTLAQTRKLAKKITVVVYGSSYWKNVINMELLAAKGAIAQADLELFQFADTPEQAFALLKTGLTENHLESDYEREQARMEKQEIPDDPAPSVQEMMGPDIAKTR from the coding sequence ATGAACCCAAAGGTACCGGACGCGCTGGAGCAGGCTCCGCTGGCGTATGAGAATGCGGAGTTCTTGAGCTCGCCGGATGGGCGGATGCTGCGGATACTGGCGGAGTATCAGGAGCCGATGGCGCGGTTTCGGCGGGAGCGGATTCAGGATACGGTGGTGTTCTTTGGGTCGGCTCGGTTTCGAGCGCTGGACGTGGCGAGCTCCGAGCTGGAGCTGCTGGCGAACACGGGTTCGAGCGAGCCTGCACCCAAGGCGGAGCAGCCCGCAAGTCCTGAGGAGATAGCGAGCGGAGAGGCCAGCGCTCAGAAGCTACGGCTGGCGGAGGCTGCGGTGGAAATGGCTCATTATTACGAAGACGCGCGGCGGCTGGCGGGGTTGGTCGCTTCCTGGTCGAAGACGCTGCCCGGGCGGCGGCACAGATTTGTGGTTACTTCGGGCGGCGGGCCGGGGATTATGGAGGCGGCCAATCGTGGGGCGTATGAGGCTGGATGCAAGACGATTGGTTTGAATATCAAGCTGCCGTTCGAGCAGCATCCGAATCCGTACATTACGCCGGCGCTTAGCTTTGACTTTCATTATTTTTTTATGCGGAAGTACTGGTTCGCTTATCTGGCAAAGGCCTTGGTGGTTTTTCCGGGCGGCTTCGGAACGCTGGATGAGATGTTCGAGCTGCTGACGCTGGCGCAGACCAGAAAACTGGCGAAGAAGATCACGGTGGTGGTCTACGGGTCTAGCTATTGGAAGAATGTGATCAATATGGAGCTGTTGGCGGCGAAGGGTGCGATTGCGCAGGCGGACCTTGAGCTGTTTCAGTTTGCGGATACGCCGGAGCAGGCGTTTGCGTTGCTGAAGACGGGGCTGACGGAGAATCATCTCGAGTCGGACTATGAACGTGAGCAGGCGAGGATGGAGAAGCAGGAGATTCCTGATGATCCGGCGCCGAGCGTGCAGGAGATGATGGGGCCAGATATCGCGAAGACGCGGTAG
- a CDS encoding alpha/beta fold hydrolase, protein MATILESQAFARQSEHIDAAWYLRSRRYASLPMSRVAYVEHGRGPAALFVHGYPLNGFQWRGALERLHKHRRCIAPDVMGLGYTETPEGQVITPESQVAMLAALLDSLHIDTVDLVANDSGGLVSQLFLARHPQRVRTLLLTNCDVDENNPPPGFLPFVALAKKGTFVDRVLVPELNDKELARSAKGLGGLTYTYPERFSDETIETYLRPLVESPLRKSQVNQYAISLATNVLVPIREDLRQWKGPARMVWGLKDTLFGVEWAEWLDRTLPGSRGVRRVEGANLFFPEEMPDLIAEEATKLWQVG, encoded by the coding sequence ATGGCCACCATACTGGAATCACAGGCATTTGCAAGACAGTCCGAGCACATCGATGCCGCCTGGTACCTCCGTTCGCGCCGCTATGCCTCGCTGCCCATGAGCCGTGTCGCTTATGTCGAGCACGGTCGCGGCCCAGCTGCCCTCTTCGTCCATGGATATCCGTTGAACGGCTTTCAGTGGCGTGGAGCCCTTGAGCGGCTGCATAAGCATCGACGTTGCATTGCACCCGACGTGATGGGACTTGGCTACACCGAGACCCCTGAGGGTCAGGTCATCACGCCGGAGTCTCAGGTGGCCATGCTCGCAGCGCTGCTCGACTCCCTGCACATCGACACGGTCGATCTGGTGGCAAACGATAGCGGCGGCCTCGTCTCCCAGCTCTTTCTGGCCCGGCATCCCCAACGCGTGCGAACACTTTTGCTCACCAACTGCGACGTCGACGAGAACAACCCGCCACCCGGCTTCCTGCCATTCGTCGCACTGGCCAAAAAGGGAACATTTGTCGACCGCGTCCTCGTTCCAGAGTTGAACGACAAAGAACTCGCTCGTTCTGCAAAGGGGCTTGGCGGCCTGACCTATACCTATCCCGAGCGCTTCTCCGATGAAACAATCGAGACCTACCTGCGTCCACTGGTCGAATCTCCATTGCGAAAATCACAAGTCAATCAATACGCGATCTCCCTCGCAACAAACGTCCTGGTGCCGATTCGCGAAGACCTCAGGCAATGGAAGGGACCGGCTCGAATGGTCTGGGGGCTGAAGGATACCCTCTTTGGAGTAGAGTGGGCCGAGTGGCTCGACCGTACCCTGCCGGGATCCCGCGGCGTGCGACGGGTTGAAGGAGCAAATCTGTTCTTCCCGGAAGAGATGCCGGATCTCATCGCCGAGGAAGCGACAAAGTTGTGGCAGGTCGGCTAA
- a CDS encoding AsmA-like C-terminal region-containing protein, whose translation MSETDTETVVPVERQRWWGWRWVLWTGAVFVLVAIAGALAVEWGLRQVQPMLRKKVVETLSARFHSPVELDRLELAMSRDMIVTGGGLRILYLAGPTKPDASPNAPPMLVVDRFEFRTGWSELLRPTTRLVTVKVQGLRVNIPPKGDRGQGPDDPRRKGQSALGIAVDRIECTDAKVTLETSKPGKKPLEFAIKSLVLTDVGSKKPLNYTALLVNPKPVGDVQSTGHFGPWQDDNPRDTPLDGDYTFSHADLSSIHGLGGVLSSTGRFGGTLGNLTADGTTETADFRLDISDHPVPLHTEFHAVVDGTTGDTWLDPVRARLGRTEITARGAVTRAVGVQGHNTDLNVVIGKGRLEDIFSLVLKSNPPLMRGELAAKVHFLDPAGPVSVSRKMRLEGTFAISDAMMNNPEMQAKMDALSMRAQGKPKQANPQDAEVVGSALSGKFTIANAVLEVKDLNYQMPGAQMLADGQMQLVASTFEFHGTVKTQATASQMTTGWKSMLLTPFDKLLKKNGAGLELPVKVTGTRSTYDLRLDFPHDTHAPAALPTPAKSAK comes from the coding sequence TTGAGCGAGACAGATACGGAGACCGTGGTGCCGGTGGAGCGTCAGCGCTGGTGGGGGTGGCGTTGGGTGCTGTGGACTGGTGCGGTGTTTGTGCTGGTGGCGATTGCGGGTGCTCTGGCGGTGGAGTGGGGTCTGAGGCAGGTGCAGCCGATGCTGCGGAAGAAGGTGGTCGAGACGCTTTCGGCGCGGTTTCATAGCCCGGTGGAGCTGGACCGGCTTGAGCTTGCGATGAGCAGGGACATGATTGTTACTGGTGGAGGGCTGCGGATTCTCTACCTGGCGGGACCGACGAAGCCGGATGCGAGTCCGAATGCGCCGCCGATGCTGGTAGTCGATCGATTTGAGTTCAGGACAGGATGGAGCGAGTTGCTGCGGCCTACGACTCGATTAGTCACGGTGAAGGTGCAGGGGCTTCGGGTGAATATTCCACCGAAGGGAGATCGAGGACAGGGGCCTGATGATCCGAGGCGGAAGGGGCAGTCGGCTCTGGGGATTGCGGTCGACCGGATCGAGTGCACGGATGCAAAGGTGACTCTGGAGACGAGCAAGCCGGGGAAGAAGCCCTTGGAGTTTGCTATTAAGAGCCTGGTGCTGACCGATGTGGGGTCGAAGAAGCCGTTGAACTATACGGCGCTACTGGTGAATCCGAAGCCAGTGGGGGATGTGCAGTCGACGGGGCACTTTGGGCCATGGCAGGACGACAATCCGCGGGATACGCCGCTTGACGGGGATTACACGTTCAGTCATGCGGACCTGTCTTCGATTCATGGGTTGGGTGGGGTCTTGTCTTCGACGGGAAGGTTTGGCGGAACGCTGGGGAACTTGACGGCGGATGGGACTACGGAGACTGCGGACTTTCGACTGGATATCAGCGACCATCCGGTGCCTCTGCATACGGAGTTTCATGCGGTGGTGGATGGGACGACGGGAGATACGTGGCTGGATCCGGTGCGGGCGCGGCTTGGCAGGACCGAGATTACGGCACGAGGTGCTGTGACGAGGGCGGTGGGGGTGCAGGGGCATAACACCGATCTCAATGTGGTGATCGGGAAGGGGCGGCTTGAGGATATTTTTAGCCTCGTGTTGAAGTCGAATCCGCCGCTGATGCGTGGGGAGTTGGCGGCAAAGGTGCATTTTCTCGATCCTGCGGGGCCGGTGAGCGTGTCGCGAAAGATGAGGTTGGAGGGTACGTTCGCGATCAGCGATGCCATGATGAACAATCCCGAGATGCAGGCGAAGATGGACGCGCTGAGTATGAGGGCGCAGGGGAAGCCGAAGCAGGCAAACCCGCAGGATGCGGAGGTAGTGGGTTCGGCGCTGAGCGGAAAGTTTACGATTGCGAATGCGGTGTTGGAGGTGAAGGATCTGAACTACCAGATGCCTGGGGCGCAGATGCTGGCGGACGGGCAGATGCAACTGGTTGCGAGCACGTTTGAGTTTCATGGGACGGTGAAGACGCAGGCGACGGCGTCGCAGATGACGACGGGTTGGAAGAGCATGCTGCTGACTCCATTCGACAAGCTGCTGAAGAAAAATGGTGCGGGGCTTGAGCTGCCGGTCAAGGTGACGGGGACTCGGTCGACGTATGATCTGCGGCTTGATTTTCCGCACGATACGCATGCTCCTGCGGCGCTGCCAACGCCCGCAAAATCAGCGAAGTGA
- a CDS encoding recombinase family protein translates to MSYFERVRDVVSGPFSPEIMRQRMAAGWQLVSIEWRRELPDQEAPRAGVFGEEIPYGLRISEDCQRLEVHPRENQTLMLMMELLGQDFSYASIVSDLNEKGFRMRNGGPWNRVAVFNMMPRLIEAGPRLFSSQEWKGREKRLSQLKSPEGL, encoded by the coding sequence ATGTCTTATTTCGAACGGGTTCGCGATGTGGTCTCGGGGCCCTTTAGCCCTGAGATTATGAGGCAGCGTATGGCTGCCGGCTGGCAATTGGTGTCGATCGAGTGGAGGCGGGAGCTGCCGGATCAGGAGGCTCCGAGGGCGGGAGTGTTTGGTGAAGAGATTCCCTACGGTCTGCGGATCTCGGAGGACTGTCAGAGGCTGGAGGTCCATCCGAGAGAGAACCAGACGCTGATGCTGATGATGGAGCTGCTGGGGCAGGACTTCTCGTATGCGAGCATCGTCAGCGACCTGAATGAGAAGGGGTTTCGGATGAGGAACGGCGGGCCGTGGAACCGGGTGGCGGTGTTCAACATGATGCCGCGGTTGATCGAGGCGGGGCCGAGGCTGTTTTCGTCGCAGGAGTGGAAGGGGCGGGAGAAGAGGTTGTCTCAGCTAAAGAGTCCTGAGGGGCTTTAG
- a CDS encoding AraC family transcriptional regulator: MPRQPTSPQVLAHVRMADGVAFQLRKDPPGTLEVSELNNVLLSIHVGSPTRVSCRRDNRHFTGTAVHGDIDIIPAHTPSRWVMHDENDTALLLSLPQQFLHRIANESGVDSSKLEIRNRFQVRDRELEALSWAMKREMESGCPSGRFYLDGLALAVASRLVTRHSSLAKSAPEKNQGLSGHKLKRILSFIEDQLAENLSLDQIATVAGVSASHMNTLFRKSTGLPIHQYVIQRRVERAKTLLTHDNLSMEEIAQTVGFAHQSHMAKHMRRVLGVPPKAMKRLLADSPNYN; encoded by the coding sequence ATGCCGCGACAGCCCACATCACCGCAGGTTCTGGCACACGTAAGAATGGCCGATGGCGTCGCCTTCCAGTTACGCAAGGATCCCCCGGGGACCCTGGAGGTCTCGGAGCTGAACAACGTTCTCCTGAGCATCCACGTTGGCTCACCAACCAGGGTCTCCTGCCGACGGGATAACAGGCACTTCACTGGAACCGCAGTACACGGGGATATCGACATCATTCCGGCACACACTCCGAGCCGCTGGGTGATGCACGATGAAAATGACACGGCCCTCCTTCTCAGCCTGCCGCAACAATTCCTCCACCGCATCGCGAACGAGTCTGGAGTGGACAGCTCAAAGTTGGAGATTCGCAACCGCTTCCAGGTGCGCGACCGCGAATTGGAGGCACTCAGCTGGGCGATGAAGCGGGAGATGGAGTCGGGGTGTCCGTCAGGTCGCTTTTATCTCGATGGACTCGCGCTGGCAGTGGCTTCACGCCTGGTGACTCGACACAGCTCTCTGGCAAAGTCAGCGCCTGAAAAGAACCAGGGGCTAAGCGGCCACAAGCTGAAGCGGATTCTCTCCTTCATCGAAGATCAGCTTGCTGAGAATCTTTCGCTCGACCAGATCGCCACCGTCGCAGGAGTCAGTGCCTCCCACATGAACACGCTCTTCCGCAAGTCCACCGGACTGCCCATCCATCAGTACGTCATCCAGCGTCGTGTCGAGCGCGCGAAGACACTCCTGACGCACGACAATCTTTCCATGGAAGAGATCGCGCAGACCGTAGGTTTTGCCCATCAAAGCCACATGGCAAAACATATGCGGCGCGTTCTCGGAGTTCCTCCAAAGGCGATGAAGCGGCTGTTGGCAGACTCTCCCAACTACAACTGA